The following are encoded together in the Fundidesulfovibrio putealis DSM 16056 genome:
- the dctA gene encoding C4-dicarboxylate transporter DctA yields the protein MAGKKIYKTLYFWVLFGIAAGIIIGFIPQTKAFASGLEPLAKTFIKMVKMVIAPIIFCTVVTGIAKMGDMGKVGRVGLKAMLYFWTMTLFALAIGLAVVNVTKPGVGLDDYAAKMQADAAGVKKVQAYAGETKKLSTVDFLTNIVPDSVVGAFSKGDILQVLFFSILFGTGLSALGDRARNVTTFIDEFARGMFKVVHYVMYFAPFGAFGAMAVVVSTQGGDALMALGRLMLDVYLTCALFIFVVLWAVCKMAGFSLWKYLKYISEEILLVLGTSSSEAALPRMMAKLENAGANQSVVGLCLPMGYSFNLDGTCIYLTMAAVFLAQATNTPLTMADQLYMMFILLLTSKGAAAVTGGGFITLAATLGSVGSIPLASLTLLLGVDRFMSEARAITNLIGNGVATLVIAKWEGALDERKLQCVLAGDLSGDFADDPEEMLAEGKSVTNGGVCPTDKA from the coding sequence ATGGCAGGGAAGAAAATTTACAAGACGTTGTATTTCTGGGTTCTTTTCGGCATCGCCGCCGGTATCATCATCGGCTTCATTCCGCAGACAAAGGCATTCGCCTCCGGTCTCGAGCCACTGGCCAAGACCTTTATCAAGATGGTCAAGATGGTCATCGCACCCATCATTTTCTGTACGGTCGTCACCGGCATCGCCAAAATGGGCGACATGGGCAAGGTCGGCCGCGTGGGCCTGAAGGCCATGCTGTATTTCTGGACCATGACCCTGTTCGCCCTGGCCATCGGCCTGGCCGTGGTCAACGTCACCAAGCCCGGCGTCGGCTTGGACGACTACGCGGCCAAGATGCAGGCCGACGCTGCCGGCGTGAAAAAGGTGCAAGCCTACGCAGGCGAGACCAAGAAGCTCTCCACGGTCGATTTCCTCACCAACATCGTGCCTGACTCGGTCGTCGGCGCCTTCTCCAAGGGCGACATCCTGCAGGTGCTCTTCTTCTCCATCCTCTTCGGCACGGGCCTTTCCGCCCTGGGAGACCGCGCACGCAACGTAACGACATTCATTGATGAATTCGCGCGAGGCATGTTCAAAGTAGTCCATTATGTGATGTACTTCGCGCCGTTCGGCGCATTCGGGGCCATGGCCGTGGTGGTGTCCACCCAGGGGGGTGACGCCCTCATGGCGCTGGGCAGGCTGATGCTCGACGTCTACCTGACCTGCGCCCTGTTCATCTTCGTGGTGTTGTGGGCGGTCTGCAAGATGGCCGGCTTCTCCCTGTGGAAGTACCTCAAGTACATCTCCGAGGAGATCCTCCTGGTGCTCGGCACCTCCTCCTCCGAGGCGGCCCTGCCCCGCATGATGGCCAAGCTGGAGAACGCCGGAGCCAACCAGTCCGTGGTCGGCCTGTGCCTGCCCATGGGCTACTCCTTCAACCTGGACGGCACCTGCATCTACCTGACCATGGCCGCCGTGTTCCTGGCCCAGGCCACCAACACCCCGCTGACCATGGCCGACCAGCTGTACATGATGTTCATCCTGCTGCTCACCTCCAAGGGCGCTGCGGCAGTCACCGGCGGCGGCTTCATCACCCTGGCCGCCACCCTGGGCTCGGTGGGTTCCATCCCGCTGGCCTCGCTGACCCTGCTCCTTGGCGTTGACCGCTTCATGTCCGAAGCCCGCGCCATCACCAACCTGATCGGCAACGGCGTGGCCACCCTGGTCATCGCCAAGTGGGAAGGCGCGCTGGACGAACGCAAGCTCCAGTGCGTGCTGGCAGGCGACCTCTCAGGCGACTTCGCCGACGATCCCGAAGAGATGCTGGCCGAAGGCAAGTCCGTCACCAATGGCGGCGTCTGCCCCACGGACAAGGCATAA
- a CDS encoding fumarate reductase iron-sulfur subunit, with product MARMLKFNIFRYNPQDPQSVPHMQSFSIDETESMTLFIVLNRLREEQDPSLQFDFCCRAGICGACAMVINGRPGLACHTKTKDLPEEITLMPLPIFKLVGDLSVDTGTWFRAMYKKIESWCHTKKVFDPSAIEERMDNDVAEAIYELDRCVECGCCVAACGTALMREDFLGATTLNRVARFILDPRDERTEKEYFDLIGTDEGIFGCMGLLACQDVCPKYLPLQDVLGKLRKKMAFAAVNNILPSFLKQDIKL from the coding sequence ATGGCCAGAATGCTGAAATTCAACATATTCCGCTACAACCCGCAGGACCCTCAATCGGTCCCGCACATGCAGAGCTTCTCCATCGATGAAACGGAGTCCATGACCCTGTTCATCGTGCTGAACCGCCTGCGTGAAGAGCAGGACCCCTCGCTCCAGTTCGACTTCTGCTGCCGCGCGGGCATCTGCGGCGCGTGCGCCATGGTGATCAACGGCCGCCCGGGGCTTGCCTGCCACACCAAGACCAAGGACCTGCCGGAAGAGATCACCCTCATGCCGCTGCCGATCTTCAAGCTGGTGGGCGACCTGTCCGTGGACACCGGAACCTGGTTCCGCGCCATGTACAAGAAGATCGAATCCTGGTGCCACACCAAGAAGGTCTTCGACCCCAGCGCCATCGAAGAGCGCATGGACAACGACGTAGCCGAAGCCATCTACGAGCTGGACCGCTGCGTGGAATGCGGCTGCTGCGTCGCCGCCTGCGGCACGGCGCTCATGCGCGAGGACTTCCTGGGAGCAACGACGCTGAACCGCGTGGCCCGCTTCATCCTGGATCCCCGCGACGAGCGCACCGAGAAGGAGTACTTCGACCTGATCGGCACCGACGAGGGCATCTTCGGCTGCATGGGCCTTCTGGCCTGCCAGGACGTCTGCCCCAAGTACCTGCCCCTGCAGGACGTCTTGGGCAAGCTGCGCAAGAAGATGGCCTTCGCCGCCGTCAACAACATCCTGCCCAGCTTCCTGAAGCAGGACATCAAGCTGTAG
- a CDS encoding fumarate hydratase, whose amino-acid sequence MRTIQAQTIIDKVAEMCIAANRELPEDVMRTFKERHAAEENPAAKEIFRQLIENAELSKDTGLPLCQDCGLAVFFVEMGEDAHVDGMSLRQAINEGMIKGYKEGYLRKSSCDPFTRKNTGDNGPAIIHFDIVPGDKLKIWMMAKGGGSENMSRVMMFPPAAGWKGLREFIINRVAEAGPNPCPPVLVGIGIGGNFELAAINSKKALLRDIDDTHPDPEVAKLEAEVLESINKLNIGPMGLGGKTTCLGVKILVAPCHLASLPLAVNVQCHSARHKEVVL is encoded by the coding sequence ATGCGTACGATTCAAGCACAGACGATCATCGACAAGGTGGCCGAGATGTGCATCGCGGCCAACCGGGAACTGCCCGAGGACGTCATGAGGACGTTCAAGGAGCGCCACGCGGCCGAGGAAAATCCCGCCGCCAAGGAGATTTTCCGCCAGCTCATCGAGAACGCCGAGCTGTCCAAGGACACCGGCCTGCCCCTCTGCCAGGACTGCGGCCTCGCCGTGTTCTTCGTGGAAATGGGCGAGGACGCCCACGTGGACGGCATGAGCCTGCGCCAGGCCATCAACGAGGGCATGATCAAGGGCTACAAGGAAGGCTACCTGCGCAAATCCTCCTGCGATCCCTTCACCCGCAAGAACACCGGGGACAACGGCCCCGCGATCATCCACTTCGACATCGTCCCCGGCGACAAGCTGAAGATCTGGATGATGGCCAAGGGCGGCGGCTCCGAGAACATGAGCCGCGTCATGATGTTCCCCCCGGCAGCCGGGTGGAAGGGCCTGCGCGAGTTCATCATCAACCGCGTGGCCGAGGCAGGCCCCAACCCCTGCCCGCCCGTCCTGGTGGGCATCGGCATCGGCGGCAACTTCGAGCTGGCGGCCATCAACTCCAAGAAGGCCCTGCTGCGCGACATCGACGACACCCATCCCGATCCCGAAGTCGCCAAGCTTGAGGCCGAAGTGCTCGAGTCCATCAACAAGCTGAACATCGGCCCCATGGGCCTGGGCGGCAAAACCACCTGCCTGGGCGTGAAGATCCTGGTGGCCCCCTGCCACCTGGCCAGCCTGCCCCTGGCCGTGAACGTTCAGTGCCACTCCGCGCGGCACAAGGAGGTGGTGCTCTAA
- a CDS encoding fumarate reductase, with product MSIPSIATHKPMTSCKCSAYLDWCQMLSGAFLIMFMWAHLFLVSSVIIGPGVMNAIGHFFEATGMAQLGGPAIFAIFLTHFVLAARKIPFASKEQGLMLQNAKRMRHADTWLWVVQAVTAMIILIMGSIHMWVVLTDLPITAQKSAARIQGGWWMLFYLVLLPMVELHVGIGFYRIMIKWGVIDSKGRFGFKKKENLLTAIMIGIGVVTLLRFWFLATK from the coding sequence ATGTCGATCCCGTCCATCGCCACCCACAAACCCATGACCAGCTGCAAGTGCTCGGCCTATCTGGACTGGTGCCAGATGCTGTCCGGCGCTTTCCTGATCATGTTCATGTGGGCGCACCTGTTCCTGGTTTCAAGCGTCATCATCGGCCCCGGCGTCATGAACGCCATCGGTCACTTCTTCGAGGCCACCGGCATGGCCCAGCTGGGTGGTCCGGCGATCTTCGCCATCTTCCTCACCCACTTCGTGCTGGCCGCCCGCAAGATCCCCTTCGCCTCCAAGGAACAGGGGCTCATGCTGCAGAACGCCAAGCGCATGCGCCACGCCGACACCTGGCTGTGGGTGGTTCAGGCCGTCACGGCCATGATCATCCTGATCATGGGCTCCATCCACATGTGGGTTGTCCTCACCGACCTGCCCATCACCGCGCAGAAGTCCGCAGCCCGCATCCAGGGCGGCTGGTGGATGCTCTTCTACCTGGTGCTCCTGCCCATGGTGGAGCTGCACGTCGGCATCGGCTTCTACCGCATCATGATCAAATGGGGCGTCATCGACAGCAAGGGACGGTTCGGCTTCAAGAAGAAGGAGAACCTGCTCACGGCTATCATGATTGGCATTGGCGTGGTCACTTTGCTGCGCTTCTGGTTCCTCGCCACCAAATAA
- a CDS encoding fumarate reductase flavoprotein subunit, which produces MQIIQTDLLCIGAGLAGERVAIEAAENGFSVICLSLVPARRSHSSAAQGGMQAALGNSAMGEGDSPDVHFSDTVKGSDWGADQECSRIFADTAPIAMRQMAFWGVPWNRVVPGEATYYKGGKPFTAYEKPENEGLIHSRSFGGTAKWRTCYTSDGTGHAVLYTLDNRAAQMGVEVHDKTEAIALIHDGETCMGAIVRCLKTGELRAYLSRATLIATGGYGRIYRESTNAVICDGGGMIIGLDTGVVPFGNPEAVQFHPTGIVPTDILVTEGCRGDGGTLLDVNQYRFMPDYEPEKAELASRDVVSRRMTEHIRKGLGVKGSYGDHLWLDIRHLGEKHISTKLREVQEICESFLGVDPVHQLIPVRPTQHYSMGGVRTNKDGAAYGLKGLFSAGEAACWDMHGFNRLGGNSLAETIVAGMWVGGKVVEFLAGTDTIFKTEAIRAAQQKQEDRIKALISGSNGRENVYAVRNAMFDTIMKGAGIFRNGKDLTESVTKLTEILNRARKVGLRSNGLGANAELGLALKIEGMVKLAQCVCYGALNRTESRGAHTREDFPERNDRDWLNRTLATWANSTDDLPTLTYEPATKVFEIPPGERGYGGGKIIPMDNPPTATPKGAKA; this is translated from the coding sequence ATGCAAATCATTCAAACCGACCTGTTGTGCATCGGCGCCGGTCTTGCCGGCGAGCGCGTGGCCATCGAGGCTGCGGAAAACGGATTCTCGGTCATCTGTCTGTCGCTGGTTCCGGCCAGGCGCTCCCACTCCTCCGCCGCACAGGGCGGCATGCAGGCGGCGCTGGGCAACTCGGCCATGGGCGAGGGCGACTCCCCGGACGTCCACTTCTCCGACACCGTGAAGGGCTCCGACTGGGGCGCAGACCAGGAATGCTCCCGCATCTTCGCGGACACCGCCCCCATCGCCATGCGCCAGATGGCCTTCTGGGGCGTGCCCTGGAACCGCGTGGTGCCCGGCGAGGCCACCTACTACAAGGGCGGCAAACCCTTCACCGCGTACGAGAAGCCCGAGAACGAGGGCCTCATCCACTCGCGCAGCTTCGGCGGCACGGCCAAGTGGCGCACCTGCTACACGTCTGACGGCACCGGCCACGCCGTGCTGTACACCCTGGACAACCGCGCCGCCCAGATGGGCGTTGAGGTCCACGACAAGACAGAGGCCATCGCCCTGATCCACGACGGCGAGACCTGCATGGGCGCCATCGTGCGCTGCCTGAAGACCGGCGAGCTGCGCGCCTACCTGTCGCGCGCCACGCTGATCGCCACCGGCGGCTACGGGCGCATCTACCGCGAGTCCACCAACGCGGTCATCTGCGACGGCGGCGGCATGATCATCGGCCTGGACACCGGCGTGGTGCCCTTCGGCAACCCCGAGGCCGTCCAGTTCCACCCCACCGGCATCGTGCCCACGGACATCCTGGTGACCGAAGGCTGCCGAGGCGACGGCGGAACGCTCCTGGACGTGAACCAGTACCGCTTCATGCCGGACTACGAGCCCGAGAAGGCCGAGCTTGCCTCGCGCGACGTGGTGAGCCGCCGCATGACCGAGCACATCCGCAAGGGCCTTGGCGTGAAGGGCTCCTACGGAGACCACCTCTGGCTGGACATCCGCCACCTGGGCGAGAAGCACATCTCCACCAAGCTGCGCGAAGTGCAGGAGATCTGCGAGTCCTTCCTGGGCGTGGACCCCGTGCACCAGCTCATCCCCGTGCGCCCCACCCAGCACTACTCCATGGGCGGCGTGCGCACCAACAAGGACGGCGCGGCCTACGGCCTGAAGGGCCTGTTCTCCGCTGGCGAAGCCGCCTGCTGGGACATGCACGGCTTCAACCGCCTGGGCGGCAACTCCCTGGCCGAGACCATCGTTGCGGGCATGTGGGTCGGCGGCAAGGTGGTCGAGTTCCTGGCCGGAACCGACACCATCTTCAAGACCGAGGCCATCCGCGCGGCCCAGCAGAAGCAGGAGGACCGCATCAAGGCCCTCATCTCCGGGTCCAACGGCCGCGAGAACGTCTACGCTGTGCGCAACGCCATGTTCGACACCATCATGAAGGGCGCTGGCATCTTCCGAAACGGCAAGGACCTGACCGAGAGCGTCACCAAGCTCACGGAGATCCTGAACCGCGCCCGCAAGGTGGGTCTGCGGTCCAACGGCCTGGGAGCCAACGCCGAGCTGGGTCTGGCCCTTAAGATCGAAGGCATGGTCAAGCTTGCGCAGTGCGTGTGCTACGGCGCGCTCAACCGCACCGAGTCGCGCGGCGCGCACACCCGCGAGGACTTCCCCGAGCGCAACGACCGCGACTGGCTGAACCGCACCCTGGCCACCTGGGCCAATTCCACGGACGATCTCCCCACGCTGACCTACGAACCCGCCACCAAGGTGTTCGAGATTCCTCCCGGAGAGCGCGGCTACGGCGGCGGCAAGATCATCCCCATGGACAACCCGCCCACGGCAACGCCCAAAGGCGCCAAGGCCTAA